ACAAGCCTACCAGAATTTCTACATTTATGGCGCTGTAGAACCAAAGACCGGTGAGAATTTCTCACTCTTTCTGCCCTGGGTCAACACTGAAATGATGAATCTGTATCTGGAACAAATGAGTCATGCGTTTACAAACGAAGAGATCGTCATTATCATGGACCAAGCAGGATGGCATAAATCAAAAGATCTCGTTGTGCCTGACAATATCGAAATCATCTACCTACCTCCATACTCACCTGAGCTAAATCCGATTGAAAGATTGTGGAAGTACATGAAAACACACTTTATTCATAATCGTGTCTTCGATTCACTCAAGCAAATGATGGCACACATGGTA
This sequence is a window from Candidatus Cloacimonadaceae bacterium. Protein-coding genes within it:
- a CDS encoding IS630 family transposase, with the translated sequence MKVKTESNPALRVFFFDEARFGLQTSLARIWALSGKPLQIKVKQAYQNFYIYGAVEPKTGENFSLFLPWVNTEMMNLYLEQMSHAFTNEEIVIIMDQAGWHKSKDLVVPDNIEIIYLPPYSPELNPIERLWKYMKTHFIHNRVFDSLKQMMAHMV